AAATAGACAGTTCACAGACATTGATTTGATTAATTTTCTACTGTTGATTGTGAGTGTCGATTAATTGGTTTAAGAAAAGTCCCCTGCCAAAAAAGGCAAAGGGGACTTTTTGTTTTTGCACGAAAAAAAAAAGACGGGAATGCCGTCGTTTTTCGTACCTGTTCTCTCCGTCCCTTTTTTCGCCTTTAGGCTGAAAAGGTTCGTCGTGAACAGAGGGTTTTAGCCTCGCAGAGCCTGACCAAAATTTATTTTGGTATAACAGGCTATACCAGCTGTTTACTGGCTCGTTCTTCATGTTATAGTGGGGGTACTTTATTGAGGAGGGATTTCATGGCTCACGTTCAAAAATTTACAAGAGGAAACCTCAACGGCTTATCCATTCACTTAGACCGTAAAACTGACAATCATTCTAACAAAGAGATTGATCCAGAAAAAACCTATCTGAATTATGACCTCTGTCAAAAAGAAGGCGACACTCTTTCTAGACTGAATGACCGATTAAAAGAGGTTTACTGCATGAAACGAGAAGACGTAAAAGTGGGTTGCAGTTGGATCGTCACTTTACCGTCAACGCTGAAAGAAAAAAATGAACAGGATCAACGGGAATTTTTTGAAAAAACCTATGCCTTTTTAACCGAACGTTACGGCGGAGAAAAAAATGTTTTATCTGCCCAAGTCCATAATGATGAAACCACTCCCCATTTGCATTTTGCTTTTATACCGGTCGTTTGGGACGAAAAAAAACAACGTGAAAAAGTCTCCGCTAAAGAAGTGTTAAACCGAAATGATTTACAAAAATTTCATGGAGAATTAGATACGTTTCTGAAAAAAGAATTGCCAGAAATCTATCAAGAGGGCATTTTAAATGGCGAAACGTTTGATTTAGATTCAGTTAAAGACATTAAAAAATACGCCAAGCAAATTCAAGAGAAAAAAGAGGACTTGTCTAAAGAATTAGAACTTTTTAGTGAACCCAAAAAAGTGTTCGAACAAGTAAAAAAAACGTCAAAAAAAAGCTTGTTTGGCGATAAAGTAACGCTCCCTTACAGCGAGTTTGAAAAATTAAAGACGCTCTCTCTTTCTGGAATCAAATTAAAAATTGAGGACGATAAAAAAACAGTCGCAGCAAACAAAGAAATCAACGACTTAAACAAACGCGTTCAGCAAGCGGATCAACGAGCAGAACAATTTGAAGAAAAAGCCACAGACTACGAGAATAAACTTGATACAGTCAGCCTTGAACTAACCGACAGCAATCGTAAAAAAATCGTTTATAAAAGTCTGTTGAAAGATACGGGTAGGGAGTTAGATGTCAGTTCGTTAGAAATAAAAGGACGTTTAGTTATTGATAATGTCGAAAATGGACGCTTGCCAAAAAGTGAAGACAAAACAAAAAAATGGATTTCTGTGCTGGAACAAAACAAAGAAGCAGGAACCATCCCTTTAAATCGCTTAGAATCGATTTTAGACACGCTTAAAGCCCTTTTAGAGAAGTTACTGAATAGAGAGCTTAGCTTCTCCTTAGACAGCCTTAAATCAAGAAATACAGAGCTTAAAGCGAACCAAA
The Carnobacterium mobile DSM 4848 genome window above contains:
- the mobV gene encoding MobV family relaxase, with product MAHVQKFTRGNLNGLSIHLDRKTDNHSNKEIDPEKTYLNYDLCQKEGDTLSRLNDRLKEVYCMKREDVKVGCSWIVTLPSTLKEKNEQDQREFFEKTYAFLTERYGGEKNVLSAQVHNDETTPHLHFAFIPVVWDEKKQREKVSAKEVLNRNDLQKFHGELDTFLKKELPEIYQEGILNGETFDLDSVKDIKKYAKQIQEKKEDLSKELELFSEPKKVFEQVKKTSKKSLFGDKVTLPYSEFEKLKTLSLSGIKLKIEDDKKTVAANKEINDLNKRVQQADQRAEQFEEKATDYENKLDTVSLELTDSNRKKIVYKSLLKDTGRELDVSSLEIKGRLVIDNVENGRLPKSEDKTKKWISVLEQNKEAGTIPLNRLESILDTLKALLEKLLNRELSFSLDSLKSRNTELKANQKPKQSNSVKRGR